CAAAAGGAGATCTGGAAATCGATGAACACCACACGATTGAAGATACGGGAATTGTCTTGGGAGAAGCATTTTTGAAAGCATTGGGTAATAAAAAAGGAATTGAACGATACGGGTTTCTGCTTCCGATGGACGACTGCCTGGCGCAGGCGGCAATAGATTTCGGAGGACGCCCGTGGCTGGTCTGGAATGCTGAATTTACAAGAGAAAAAATAGGAGACGTACCCACTGAAATGTTTTTTCATTTTTTTAAATCATTCACAGACTCCTCAAAGTCTAATCTGAACCTTAAAGCAGAAGGAAACAACGAGCACCACAAGATAGAATCCTTGTTCAAAGCATTTGCAAAAGCCCTGAAGATGGCAGTGAAACAATCTGATGATTCCTATAATTTACCCTCAACCAAAGGAAGTTTATGATCGCCATAATAAAATATAACGGAGGTAATGTAAGTTCCGTCCAAAATGCATTACTGCGATTGAATACAGATTCTGTAGTAACCGATGATCCTGAATTGATCTTGCAGGCTGATAAAGTCATTTTTCCGGGGGTAGGAGAAGCCTCTTCCACCATGAAAAACCTTCAGGAAAAAGGCCTTGATAAGCTTATTCCCACATTAAAACAGCCTGTTCTGGGAATTTGCCTTGGAATGCAGCTGATGTGCGCAGAGAATGAAGAAGGAAGAACCGAAGGAATGGGAATCTTTGATACTCAGGTTAAAAGGTTTCCGCCTGAAGATCTTGTTCCTCACATGGGCTGGAATACGGTTTCAGATCTGAAATCACCTCTTTTTTCGGGAGTTGATGAAAACACTGATGTTTATTTTGTACACAGCTATTACTGCAGCCTGTCGGAGTTTACAGTGGCAACATGCGATTATATTCTGCCGTTCAGTGCAGCGCTGCAGAAAGATAACTTTTATGCTGTTCAGTTTCACCCGGAAAAATCAGGGATTGTGGGACGCAGGATTTTAGAAAACTTTTTAAACCTTTAGAAATGAAAATTATACCAGCTATTGATATTATTGACGGAAAATGTGTA
This region of Chryseobacterium vaccae genomic DNA includes:
- the hisH gene encoding imidazole glycerol phosphate synthase subunit HisH; this encodes MIAIIKYNGGNVSSVQNALLRLNTDSVVTDDPELILQADKVIFPGVGEASSTMKNLQEKGLDKLIPTLKQPVLGICLGMQLMCAENEEGRTEGMGIFDTQVKRFPPEDLVPHMGWNTVSDLKSPLFSGVDENTDVYFVHSYYCSLSEFTVATCDYILPFSAALQKDNFYAVQFHPEKSGIVGRRILENFLNL